A single Ignavibacteriales bacterium DNA region contains:
- a CDS encoding AAC(3) family N-acetyltransferase, whose protein sequence is MESNVIRFLKQSGIQPGFHVVLHGSFSSIRQATDCDSPELFLRLLTEYLTPHGSLIVPAFTYSFKGNKNSEVYNPDHSVPKTGILSETFRKMENVHRTYSPTHSFCIWGSFNQLIRHDISPQSPLGWGSPMSYLLGNKDSHILMLGTDFASLSFIHFLEVYFNLGYVNIFPWGHVGIEPVGVSVWGEQKLNEVPGCSKSFTNLELSLEDDGYFLPHDYNGMLFKLINVRGLLFFSTSFMKDHYRSLLCIDQECKACTHRRAKLKELEKLHEL, encoded by the coding sequence TTGGAGTCAAATGTTATTCGCTTCCTGAAACAGTCAGGAATACAACCGGGTTTTCATGTGGTGCTACACGGATCTTTCAGCAGTATCCGCCAGGCAACTGATTGTGACTCCCCTGAGCTTTTCCTCCGGCTTCTCACAGAATATCTGACCCCTCATGGTTCTCTTATCGTACCGGCATTCACCTATTCCTTTAAAGGTAATAAAAATTCTGAAGTATATAACCCGGATCATTCAGTTCCCAAAACCGGAATACTCTCAGAAACATTCCGTAAAATGGAAAATGTCCACAGGACGTATTCTCCCACGCATTCCTTTTGCATTTGGGGTTCATTCAACCAGCTGATAAGACATGATATATCTCCGCAAAGTCCGCTCGGATGGGGTTCACCAATGTCCTATCTGCTGGGCAATAAGGATTCCCATATACTAATGCTTGGTACTGATTTTGCTTCACTGAGTTTTATCCATTTTCTTGAAGTGTACTTTAACCTTGGATATGTTAATATATTTCCCTGGGGACATGTAGGAATTGAACCGGTCGGGGTATCAGTATGGGGCGAACAGAAACTTAACGAAGTTCCAGGATGCAGCAAATCATTTACCAATCTTGAACTCTCGCTTGAAGACGACGGCTATTTTCTGCCTCATGATTATAATGGAATGTTATTTAAGCTGATAAACGTACGCGGACTTCTCTTTTTCTCAACCTCCTTTATGAAGGACCATTACCGTTCACTCCTTTGCATTGATCAGGAGTGCAAAGCCTGTACCCACAGAAGAGCCAAACTGAAAGAACTCGAAAAACTTCATGAACTTTAA